The proteins below come from a single Mya arenaria isolate MELC-2E11 chromosome 8, ASM2691426v1 genomic window:
- the LOC128243611 gene encoding uncharacterized protein LOC128243611 produces the protein MQRLFLRALLFSLWCSLTSGDCPQNGNPWQPEWMPLRNDLLCDERCDRFKASQVDYIVDEYTNCCQCNSCTKWEGQEVNLDIEYTTVSGKGVVLVNERVNDTLVYKTEMRHGELSEIPSNLCGWDKEEHYVDTLSRMNMVKDLNQFYNQIVVINFEYNSVKKLPDLNCLTNLDGIYLKGNKISHLSNTSFQTLSHLRIVDLSLNKIVNMDPNVVFNTDVNVLHWQFENNDLIEVDVTNFLPAHPFCEVDFSGNEIEQLTNKLSITLENEIYGPGFIRLQDNKISTFPDLKTLFNLESLNQFGTLLSFGFDLRGVPLICDCHMQPYYDLGKNYLEALWRDFFNLTCTAPPSLKDKPVFEVGLYELVCDLHVEDGCPKQCTCIDQPQNNTVFVNCSNKALDKMPQFLPNSTFSEFISLDVSNNFIRNISAPYLDKLVHLDVSNNAIVEIDEDDITTLKEATVVLSENKRLRRLPRNLQYRSMCNTVIVYTEIDCDCTNIWIENWFHAKSCEDQPIKSVDFKCLLPDRTVIEASDFKSDILRCEYDTTLLKQMSLIFSCILLLIVIGGSLLYKFRYEAIVLWLRLNHKSKDPNMYTYDVAVTFNEDDDMLRGWVTRTLIPRLHNERYKVFRTYIDTEFGAHRDDAVAETYAKCRNFVLILSESYLEERPTADEDNFEQERKWTENEWKFAWHQYRADYNKNVLVINYDHISSFNVEHPQIRAVLRVGHVVHFGNHVSENEVLDEVVRKIGPSLRGNQGEVVAKPFFKWKGYPEIDSGEKFVESQNEMHQNSKKSPDLDVHLGVHRFVFRPKISPVESDQNIPMTTLSECKSKNVESQEETEVVLSECKSKTGPVEPQEKMETVKKKTMTPSKSRSKQKRSHGFKHRPEELDKEDVDNEVKYQGQSWAYCDTVKYEPGQTISRAYKPLYGENISYV, from the coding sequence ATGCAGCGGCTATTTCTACGGGCATTGCTTTTCAGCTTATGGTGTTCACTCACAAGCGGTGATTGTCCTCAAAACGGCAACCCATGGCAACCAGAATGGATGCCACTACGCAATGACCTTCTTTGCGATGAACGTTGCGACCGTTTCAAGGCTTCTCAAGTTGACTACATTGTCGACGAGTATACAAATTGCTGCCAATGTAATTCATGCACAAAATGGGAAGGTCAAGAGGTGAATTTGGACATTGAGTATACAACAGTTAGTGGAAAAGGTGTTGTTTTGGTCAACGAGCGAGTTAATGATACACTTGTGTATAAAACGGAGATGAGACATGGTGAGTTAAGTGAAATTCCAAGCAATCTATGTGGATGGGATAAAGAAGAACATTATGTGGACACGCTGTCAAGAATGAACATGGTGAAGgatttaaatcagttttataacCAGATTGTTGTCATTAATTTCGAATACAACAGTGTAAAGAAATTGCCGGATTTAAACTGTCTTACGAACCTTGACGGTATTTATCTTAAAGGTAATAAGATATCACATTTAAGTAACACATCTTTCCAAACATTGTCACATTTGAGAATAGTAGACCTTTCGTTGAATAAAATCGTCAACATGGACCCAAATGTCGTTTTCAATACGgatgttaatgttttgcattggcaatttgaaaataatgatttgattGAAGTTGACGTGACTAACTTTTTGCCGGCTCATCCATTTTGCGAAGTAGACTTTTCTGGAAATGAAATAGAACAGCTAACTAACAAATTGAGTATCACTCTGGAAAATGAGATATATGGTCCAGGATTTATCAGATTGCaagacaataaaatatcaacatttccGGATCTGAAAACTCTGTTCAACTTAGAAAGTCTCAACCAATTTGGGACTTTGCTTAGTTTTGGTTTTGATCTTCGTGGCGTTCCTCTGATTTGTGATTGTCATATGCAGCCATACTATGACCTGGGTAAAAACTACCTCGAAGCTCTCTGGCGAGACTTCTTTAACTTGACATGCACAGCTCCCCCTAGCCTCAAAGACAAACCAGTGTTTGAAGTCGGTCTATATGAGCTTGTTTGTGATCTGCACGTTGAAGACGGGTGTCCAAAACAATGCACCTGCATTGATCAACCTCAGAATAACACTGTGTTTgtcaattgttcaaataaagcTCTCGACAAAATGCCACAATTTCTCCCGAATTCGACGTTCTCTGAATTTATTTCATTAGACGTATCAAACAATTTCATTCGAAATATAAGTGCCCCATACCTAGATAAACTTGTTCACTTGGATGTGTCAAATAACGCTATTGTAGAAATAGACGAAGATGACATCACTACCTTAAAGGAGGCTACAGTTGTTCTGTCTGAAAATAAGCGCTTAAGGAGACTACCAAGAAATCTTCAGTATAGAAGCATGTGCAACACAGTTATTGTTTATACTGAAATAGATTGTGACTGTACTAACATCTGGATTGAAAACTGGTTTCATGCTAAGTCTTGTGAAGATCAACCAATAAAGAGTGTGGATTTCAAATGCCTTTTACCAGACAGAACAGTCATAGAAGCATCGGACTTTAAGTCAGATATTCTGCGCTGCGAATATGACACAACGTTACTTAAAcaaatgtctttgatattttcTTGTATTCTTCTACTGATTGTTATTGGAGGAAGTTTGCTGTACAAGTTCAGATATGAAGCTATAGTTCTTTGGTTGCGATTGAATCACAAGAGTAAAGACCCAAACATGTATACGTATGACGTTGCTGTGACCTTTAATGAAGATGATGACATGCTTAGAGGTTGGGTAACTCGTACCCTTATCCCAAGACTTCATAATGAGAGATATAAGGTTTTTAGAACTTATATAGACACGGAGTTTGGTGCGCACAGGGATGATGCAGTTGCAGAGACCTATGCGAAATGTCGGAATTTTGTACTTATTCTTTCTGAAAGTTACCTCGAGGAACGGCCTACTGCTGACGAAGATAACTTTGAACAGGAAAGAAAATGGACTGAGAATGAATGGAAATTTGCATGGCATCAGTACAGGGCAGATTACAATAAAAACGTGTTAGTAATAAACTACGATcatatttcttcatttaacGTTGAACACCCTCAGATAAGAGCTGTCTTACGCGTTGGACATGTTGTGCATTTTGGAAATCACGTATCAGAGAATGAAGTATTGGACGAGGTTGTTAGGAAAATTGGACCTAGTTTAAGAGGAAATCAAGGAGAAGTTGTTGCCAAGCCTTTCTTTAAATGGAAAGGTTATCCGGAGATAGATTCAGGTGAAAAATTTGTTGAAAGCCAAAATGAAATGcatcaaaatagtaaaaaatcACCAGATCTGGATGTCCATCTTGGTGTCCATCGTTTTGTTTTTAGACCTAAAATAAGCCCTGTCGAATCAGACCAGAACATACCTATGACAACTCTTTCTGAATGTAAAAGTAAGAATGTTGAATCACAAGAAGAAACGGAAGTTGTTCTTTCTGAATGTAAAAGTAAGACAGGTCCTGTTGAACCACAGGAAAAAATGGAAActgttaagaaaaaaactatgaCACCTTCAAAATCCAGATCTAAACAGAAAAGATCGCATGGTTTCAAGCATCGACCAGAGGAATTAGATAAAGAAGATGTAGATAATGAAGTAAAATATCAGGGTCAAAGCTGGGCCTATTGTGATACAGTTAAATATGAACCCGGACAAACTATAAGCCGCGCCTACAAACCGCTGTATGGCGAAAACATATCATATGTGTGa